GTTCGCCCATCGTGGCGAATTGTTGTTTCACCCGGGAACGAAGTTGTCCGGCGTACTGCGCAACCTGGCCTAAATGCTGGGGCAACATCGCCTCAAGCTTCTCACGCAGCAAGCGTGCGAGAACCGGCGATGTGCCACCTGAGGAGACGGCCACCATCAGCGGCGAACGGTCAATAATCGAGGGCATAATGAAGCTGGCGGCTTTCGGCGCATCGACCACATTGCAGAAAATGCGGCGAGTTTCGGCAGCGCGGCTAACGCGTTGGTTCACTTCATCGTCATCGGTTGCCGCGATGGCCAGCCAGCAAGGGTCAAGGAGCGCTTCGTCGAAAGGCCCCTCAACCAGGGTCAACATGCCTTCATTTGCCCATACGGTAAACTGCGGAATAAACGCCAGCGCGTTGACGGTGAGTCTGGCACCGGCTTCCAGCAGTAACCGCGCTTTGCGTTCTGCGACATCACCCCCGCCGACGATCAGGCAGTCGCGGTCACGTAGTTGACAAAATATAGGCAAATGATCCACGACATTACCCCTTAATTATTGGCAGCAGCCTCAGTTTGGTTGATTTTTGCCGGAGCCGGACGCTCCGATTTCGGCGTAGCATACCAATAACCCCATCCCATGAACACGACACCGGACAAAGTATTACCTAGTGTTACCCACAACAAATTGTGACCGATCCCGGACAAGGTATACGCGTCGCTGTGATGACCAAACCAGGAGAGGGCGAACAGGGTCATGTTGGCAACGGAGTGCTCATAGCCAGAGGCGATAAACGCCAGCAGACACCACCAGATGGCGATGAATTTCGCAGCGCCTTCGGTACGGATTGCCATCCAAATTGCCAGGCAAACCAGCCAGTTACACAGCGCGCCTTTGAAAAAGAGCACGCTGGCCGGGGCGGTCGTTTTGGCGAGGGCAACCGAGTGAACAATGCTGGTATCGACCGGCAGCAGGCTACCGCCGCCCCAGCTATACAGCAGCGCGACGAACACCGACCCCACCAGGTTGCCCAACCAGGTTTGCGGCAGAATAGCCCACATTTGCCCGTGGCTGATGGTGCCTGCTTTGACGCCGAGCGTCAGGAACATGGTGTGGCCCGTGAAGAGTTCAGAACCGGCAATAATCACCAGCGTCAACGCAATACCAAAGGTTGCACCCATTACCAGCGGGCGGATAGAAGGATCGAGCAGATTCCCGAGGGTGAAAATGAGGATAATACCGAGACCGACATAGGCCCCCGCCATTGCAGAACTAACCCAGAAGCCGAGCGGGTTATTCGCCGACAGGCGTGCGATGCGCGCAGCGTTAGCCGCACACTTGTTGATAGTGTCTGTGAACATGTGTTTGATTACCCTTGAAATATAAATAATAAAAAAACAATCGTACGTAGGCCGGATAAGGCATTTATGCCGCCATCCGGCAATGTGCTTATGCCATTTGCCTGATGGCGCTACGCTTATCAGGCCTACGAAAAAAGGCCTACCAATTACGTCAAATAAGGGAGGCGTTGCACCTCCCGTTAATGCATTAACCGCGCAGTTGTACGATGCCGTCTTTAACACGGGCTTCGTAGTGCGCCACGGAATGACTTTCGTCCTCCATGCACAGGCCATCGCTCAGGCGGAAGCGCTGTTTTTTCAGCGGGCTGGCGACCCACAACTCCCCCTGGTGCTCTGCAATTAACCCGCGAGACAACACGCTGGATTCGAAAAAGGGATCGATGTTGCTGATCGCAAACACCTGGTCGCTATGGTAAGGACGGAAAATAGCGACTTGCTCTTCGCCTAACAGCGCACAGACGCCGGTTGCAGGCAGAATGTCATCGATTTTGCAGATGTTTTTCCACTGGCTCATGCGTTCTCCTCCACCAGAGTTACCGGAATGCGTTCGTACGGTGTTGCCGGACGATGCTGTTCACGTTCAGGAACGACCTGCACGTTCGGGTCGCGTTTATCGCTGTTGATAAAGTGTTTGAAGCGAACCTGCGCAGACGGCGTGTTGACGGTTTCTGTCCACTCGCAGATGACGGCGTCGCGCAGACGCGCCATCTCTTCTTCCAGGTGTTCGTTGAGACCCAGTTTGTCGTCGATGATGACGGACTTCAGGTATTCAATACCGCCTTCCAGGCTATCTAACCACGGTGCGGTACGTGTCAGTTTGTCTGCCGTGCGGATGTAGAACATCATGAAACGATCGAGATATTTGAGCAGCGTTTCGCGGTCGATATCCGCCGCCAGCAGATCGGCGTGGCGCGGTTTCATCCCACCGTTGCCGCAGACGTACAGGTTCCAGCCTTTTTCCGTCGCAATAATACCGACATCTTTACCCTGGGCTTCCGCGCACTCACGGGTACAGCCGGAAACGCCGAATTTCATTTTGTGCGGGGTGCGGATGCCTTTGTAGCGATTTTCCAGCTCAACGCCGAAGCCGACGCTGTCACCTACACCGTAACGACACCAGGTGCTGCCGACGCAGGTTTTCGCCATACGCAGCGCCTTCGCGTACGCATGACCGGTTTCAAAGCCCGCGTCAATCAGCTGACGCCAGATTTCCGGCAGGTCGTCTTTCTGCGCGCCAAACAGGCCAATACGCTGAGACCCGGTGATCTTGGTATACAGATTGAATTCACGGGCGATACGGCCAACCGCCACCAGGCCTTCCGGGGTAATTTCACCGCCCGCGGAACGCGGGATCACGGAGTAAGTGCCGTCTTTCTGAATATTGGCCAGGAAGTTGTCGTTGGTATCCTGTAGCGGTGTGTGCTGCGGCTTCAGAATGTATTCATTCCAGCAGGAGGCCAGCAGAGAGCCAACGGTGGGTTTACATACTTCGCAGCCGTAGCCTTTACCGTGTTTCGCCAGCAGTTCTTCAAAGGTTTTGATGCCTTCCACCCGGATGAGATGGAACAGCTCCTGGCGAGAGTACGGGAAGTGCTCGCACAGGTTGTTGTTCACTTCAATGCCCTGTTTCGCCAGTTCGGCATTCAACACCTGAGTCACCAGCGGGATACAACCCCCGCAGCCGGTACCCGCTTTAGTTTCCGCTTTCAGGGCGGCAACGGTGTGGCAACCTTTGTTGATGGCGGCAACCAGCATACCTTTCGTGACGTCGAAGCAGGAGCAGATCTGCGCGCTGTCAGGGAGTTTATCCACGCCGATGGACGGCTTACCGCTGCCCGCGTGGGCTGGCAGGATCAGCGAGTCCGGATTCTCCGGCAGTTCGATGGCGTTCAGCACCAGTTGCAGCAGGTTGCCGTAATCACTGGTGTCGCCGACCAGAACCGCGCCGAGCAGCGTTTTGTTATCTTTACTCACGATCAGTCGTTTGTAGACTTCTTTGCTTTCATCAAGGTAGACATAGCTACGTGCGCCAGGCGTGCGGCCATGCGCATCGCCGATACCGCCCACGTCGACGCCCAGCAGTTTCAGCTTGGCGCTCAGATCCGCGCCTTTAAAGGCGTTTTCGTTTTTGAGAATATGATCAACGGCGACCTGCGCCATTTTGTAGCCCGGTGCGACCAGACCGTATACGCGATCGTTCCAGCTGGCGCATTCACCAATCGCGTAGATATCCGGGTCAGAGGTCTGGCAGGCGTCGTTAATCACGATACCGCCGCGCTGAGCGACGTCCAGACCACACTGGGTAGCCAGCTTGTCACGGGGGCGAATACCGGTGGAGAAGACGATAAAATCCACTTCCAGCTCGCTGCCGTCGGCAAAACGCATGGTCTTGCGCGCTTGGGTCCCTTCCTGAACGATCTCTTTGGTATTTTTGCTGGTGTGCACGCGCACGCCCATGCTTTCAATTTTGCGGCGTAACTGCTCGCCACCCATGTGATCCAGCTGTTCAGCCATCAACATCGGTGCAAATTCGATCACATGCGTTTCGACGCCGAGATTTTTCAGCGCACCTGCAGCTTCCAGACCCAGCAGACCACCGCCAACAACGGCCCCACGTTTGCTGCGACGGGCGCAGGACTCAATGGCGTTGAGATCTTCAATGGTGCGGTAAACAAAGCAATCCTGAGTTTCGGAACCTTTAATCGGCGGGATCCACGGATAGGAACCGGTCGCCATGATCAGCTTATCGTAATAGACCGTACGCCCGGCGCTGGAGTGGATAACCTTCTCCTGGCGGTTAATGGTGATGGCACGCTCGCCCACCAGAACTTTCACACCGTGCTTTTCATAAAACCCTTCACGCACCAACGACAGCTCTTCAGCCGTGTGGTGGGAGAAGTAAGAAGACAGGTGGACACGGTCGTATGCTTTGCGGGGTTCTTCACAGAAGACGGTAATATCAAACTGGGTCGCATCCGCTTTATCAAGTAGATCCTCAATAAAGCGGTGGCCGACCATACCATTACCGATAATAGCGAGTCTGACTTTGCTCATTTTTGCCTCGATTTCTTTTCTATTACTGCCTACCTTAACGATTCAGCAACCCCGCTTATTGATGTAAATCAAATTCACCTTTATATACTCCTTTAGAGGTATATTGCTGATTTGTCAGCATTTTTCTAAGTCACGGAATTGTCTGGCTTTTCGTGTTTGTATAAATAACATACAAATTGAAGGGTTTTAGGGAGTTAGCAGCTACCACAGGCGATTTTGAGATTTACGCCTTCAGGAGGAGGGGAGAAGAAGCCCCTTTTCAGGACGAAAAGGGGCAGGAGAACTTAGTGGGCTGCCTGGACGTTATGCTGACGATGACGGGTGACGAATCCGAGGATAAAACACATCACAAAGACGACCGCATACAGACCATTCGCGGTGATCAACGCCGCCTGCGGGCCGCTGTGCGCCACAATTGGCCCCGTAACCACAAAGGTCAACATCGTGCCGATGGTGCCGCAGGTCAGAACAAAGTTAACCAGCTTTGGCGAGGCGACTTTGGTCTGCTGTGAGCCGAGTGTGATGATGGAGGTATAAATGGCGCTGGAGAAGAAGCCCAGCGTCAATATAAACCACGGCATATGTTCTGGCGTGCCGGTAATGAACAGATACATCAGCACGGTTGCCAGCCCTGCCAGCACCGTCAGAATGCGCTGCAGGTCAAAGAAACGCAGAATGAAGCTGAACGCCCACATCCCGAACATGTACGACATCCAGAAATCGCTGACCAGCGTACCGGCATCATTCAGGCTCATGCCCAGACCTTTGGCGTACTCCGGCACCCAGGAGATAAAACCCAGCTGACCGAGGATGTAGCACAGTGCGGCAATGGACAGGAACAGCACGCCGATGCCCCATTTTTCTTTCGCCACGGGGGCTTCGGTTTTCTGAGCATGTTTACCCAGCGCCGGGAATTCACAACCGAAGGTCAGAACGAAAATGGCGGCATAGACCAGACCGATGCAGGCATAAACCCAGTACCACTCAATGCTGCGCGCCAGCAGGTACGCGGCGACCATCGGGAAAATCATCCCTGCCATGCTAAAGAAAGAGTCGGTAAACAACAGTCGTGAACCGCGCTGACGACCTTCGTACATCTGCGTGATCAGGAACGTACCGATCGACATGGTGATACCGCTGACCAGCCCCAGTACAAACATAGCGGCAGAAAACAGCGCCAGGCTATGGCTGAACATCAGTCCGGCAACCGCCAGTAGCATCAGGATAAAGCCAAAACGCAGCTGTGTTTTCAGCGGGACAATTTCCATCAGCCAGGCATTGAGGAAAATAGAGATCAAAATACCGGCATTGAGGAAGGTGAAGGTGTTACTCATACTGGAAACAGGCAGATGGAAGTAATCTGCAATGTTTCCCATCACCATTCCGGTGACAATAACCAACGCACCTGTCAGGGCGTAGGAGAGAAAGCTAATCCATGTGAGCTTGATACGATTGCTGTTAGTCATGACTGGCCTGTGTATAGAGGTGTAAAGCGCGTTGACAGCGCAATGGGCGGGCAGATTTTAGGCGCTTTAGTGACGCATTTAAATATTTATTAGTAATTGATGTAATTGTTGCATTTTTTAAAGTGATATTTGTCACAAAATTTAAGCGGCCTGACATGACATGAGGCTCCGATACGTAAAATTAAGTAAAGGGATGGCCTTGTCATGGAAGGCTCTTTAGAATCAATCCACTTGCTTTTGTTTCTGCTCTCGTTAAGGAAATCTCATGCTCAAATCGACTCTGGCGGCTGTTGCAGCTGTTCTCGCTCTTTCTGCTCTCTCTCCTGCAGCGCTGGCAGCGAAAGGTGATCCACACGTCCTGCTGACAACCTCTGCCGGTAATATTGAGCTGGAGCTGAATAGCCAGAAAGCGCCTGTTTCAGTGCAAAATTTTGTCGATTATGTAAACAGTGGTTTCTACAATAACACCACGTTTCACCGTGTGATCCCTGGTTTTATGGTTCAGGGCGGCGGTTTTAACGAACAAATGCAGCAGAAGAAACCTAACCCGCCAATCAAAAATGAAGCGGATAACGGTTTGCGTAACACCCGTGGCACCATTGCGATGGCGCGCACGGCCGACAAAGACAGCGCCACCAGCCAGTTCTTTATCAACATAGCGGACAATGCTTTCCTCGATCACGGCCAGCGTGACTTCGGCTATGCCGTTTTCGGTAAAGTCGTGAAAGGAATGGATGTGGCGGACAAAATCTCCCAGGTCCAGACCCACGACGTGGGGCCTTATCAAAACGTTCCGTCAAAACCTGTTGTCATCCTTTCCGCGAAAGTTCTGCCGTAATCGCATTTTGCGCGGGTTGCTGATGCCCGCGCTATTCCTGACCTCTGCGTAACCCGAAATTGCTGCTTATACTTGTGGCAAGTGAAGGCGCATTCAGGGAGGTCACGTGAAAAAGCTCACCGATAAACAAAAATCTCATCTCTGGAAACATCTGCGAAACGCTAATTTCCAGGCCAGTCGCCGTCTTGAAGGTGTTGAAATCCCCCTGGTTACTCTGACCACTGAGGAAGCCCTTGTACGCCTTGAGGCGTTGAGGAGGCATTATGAGCGATAAATTCGGTGAAGGACGCGACCCCTATCTTTACGACGGTCTCGATGTCATGCGCAACCGTTTAGGCATCCACCAGGTTCAGCGTCTGGAGCAGGCGGCATATGAACTGACGGCGTTACGCGCCGCGACCATTGAACTGGGGCCGCGGGTTCGTGGTTTACCCTACCTGTGCGCTATTCATCGCCAACTTTATCAGGACATTTTCGACTGGGCGGGAAAGTTACGCGAAGTGGATATCTATCAGGGGGACACGCCTTTCTGCCATTTTGCCTGGATCGAAAAAGAGGGCAATGCCCTGATGCAGGATCTGGAAGAAGAAGGGTATCTGGTCGGATTGCCGAAAGAGAAATTCGTCGCCAGGCTCGCGCATTACTATTGTGAGATCAATGTGCTGCATCCGTTTCGCATCGGCAGCGGTCTGGCACAGCGCATCTTCTTTGAACAACTGGCGATTCATGCCGGTTACACGCTGGCCTGGAACGGTATTCAGGTGGATGA
This Citrobacter enshiensis DNA region includes the following protein-coding sequences:
- the nirB gene encoding NADPH-nitrite reductase large subunit translates to MSKVRLAIIGNGMVGHRFIEDLLDKADATQFDITVFCEEPRKAYDRVHLSSYFSHHTAEELSLVREGFYEKHGVKVLVGERAITINRQEKVIHSSAGRTVYYDKLIMATGSYPWIPPIKGSETQDCFVYRTIEDLNAIESCARRSKRGAVVGGGLLGLEAAGALKNLGVETHVIEFAPMLMAEQLDHMGGEQLRRKIESMGVRVHTSKNTKEIVQEGTQARKTMRFADGSELEVDFIVFSTGIRPRDKLATQCGLDVAQRGGIVINDACQTSDPDIYAIGECASWNDRVYGLVAPGYKMAQVAVDHILKNENAFKGADLSAKLKLLGVDVGGIGDAHGRTPGARSYVYLDESKEVYKRLIVSKDNKTLLGAVLVGDTSDYGNLLQLVLNAIELPENPDSLILPAHAGSGKPSIGVDKLPDSAQICSCFDVTKGMLVAAINKGCHTVAALKAETKAGTGCGGCIPLVTQVLNAELAKQGIEVNNNLCEHFPYSRQELFHLIRVEGIKTFEELLAKHGKGYGCEVCKPTVGSLLASCWNEYILKPQHTPLQDTNDNFLANIQKDGTYSVIPRSAGGEITPEGLVAVGRIAREFNLYTKITGSQRIGLFGAQKDDLPEIWRQLIDAGFETGHAYAKALRMAKTCVGSTWCRYGVGDSVGFGVELENRYKGIRTPHKMKFGVSGCTRECAEAQGKDVGIIATEKGWNLYVCGNGGMKPRHADLLAADIDRETLLKYLDRFMMFYIRTADKLTRTAPWLDSLEGGIEYLKSVIIDDKLGLNEHLEEEMARLRDAVICEWTETVNTPSAQVRFKHFINSDKRDPNVQVVPEREQHRPATPYERIPVTLVEENA
- the ppiA gene encoding peptidylprolyl isomerase A: MLKSTLAAVAAVLALSALSPAALAAKGDPHVLLTTSAGNIELELNSQKAPVSVQNFVDYVNSGFYNNTTFHRVIPGFMVQGGGFNEQMQQKKPNPPIKNEADNGLRNTRGTIAMARTADKDSATSQFFINIADNAFLDHGQRDFGYAVFGKVVKGMDVADKISQVQTHDVGPYQNVPSKPVVILSAKVLP
- the tsgA gene encoding MFS transporter TsgA, with the translated sequence MTNSNRIKLTWISFLSYALTGALVIVTGMVMGNIADYFHLPVSSMSNTFTFLNAGILISIFLNAWLMEIVPLKTQLRFGFILMLLAVAGLMFSHSLALFSAAMFVLGLVSGITMSIGTFLITQMYEGRQRGSRLLFTDSFFSMAGMIFPMVAAYLLARSIEWYWVYACIGLVYAAIFVLTFGCEFPALGKHAQKTEAPVAKEKWGIGVLFLSIAALCYILGQLGFISWVPEYAKGLGMSLNDAGTLVSDFWMSYMFGMWAFSFILRFFDLQRILTVLAGLATVLMYLFITGTPEHMPWFILTLGFFSSAIYTSIITLGSQQTKVASPKLVNFVLTCGTIGTMLTFVVTGPIVAHSGPQAALITANGLYAVVFVMCFILGFVTRHRQHNVQAAH
- a CDS encoding putative adenosine monophosphate-protein transferase Fic, whose translation is MSDKFGEGRDPYLYDGLDVMRNRLGIHQVQRLEQAAYELTALRAATIELGPRVRGLPYLCAIHRQLYQDIFDWAGKLREVDIYQGDTPFCHFAWIEKEGNALMQDLEEEGYLVGLPKEKFVARLAHYYCEINVLHPFRIGSGLAQRIFFEQLAIHAGYTLAWNGIQVDEWNQANQSGAMGDLSALQAIFRKVVSEAEETE
- a CDS encoding YhfG family protein: MKKLTDKQKSHLWKHLRNANFQASRRLEGVEIPLVTLTTEEALVRLEALRRHYER
- the nirC gene encoding nitrite transporter NirC, which codes for MFTDTINKCAANAARIARLSANNPLGFWVSSAMAGAYVGLGIILIFTLGNLLDPSIRPLVMGATFGIALTLVIIAGSELFTGHTMFLTLGVKAGTISHGQMWAILPQTWLGNLVGSVFVALLYSWGGGSLLPVDTSIVHSVALAKTTAPASVLFFKGALCNWLVCLAIWMAIRTEGAAKFIAIWWCLLAFIASGYEHSVANMTLFALSWFGHHSDAYTLSGIGHNLLWVTLGNTLSGVVFMGWGYWYATPKSERPAPAKINQTEAAANN
- the nirD gene encoding nitrite reductase small subunit NirD codes for the protein MSQWKNICKIDDILPATGVCALLGEEQVAIFRPYHSDQVFAISNIDPFFESSVLSRGLIAEHQGELWVASPLKKQRFRLSDGLCMEDESHSVAHYEARVKDGIVQLRG